A stretch of DNA from Candidatus Dechloromonas phosphoritropha:
TGCCATGGCTGAACGCCATGAGGCAAAGGGTGCGGAATCGGTCGGCAAGCACGATCGATTCCGGGACCGCTTTCCGGTTCCGCAACCTTCTCCCGCTACATCACCTTACAATTTTTGGTGTCAGTTAGCGTAAAATACCTTGTTGCATTGCACCATCTGCTGCGGCTTTGTCGTCGTCCGGGGTTTTGCTTGCTTCTTCATATGTGTCCAGGAACTTCCATGAACAAGATGCTCACCATCGACGGCAACGAAGCTGTTGCTTCGATTGCCTTTCGGGCTTCCGAAGTGATCGCGATTTACCCGATCACCCCATCGTCCGGCATGGGCGAACTGTCCGACGAGTGGGCGGCACAGGGTAAGGTCAACATCTGGGGCAGCGTTCCCAGGGTCGTCGAACTGCAATCCGAGGGCGGTGCCGCCGGCACCGTCCATGGCGCCTTGCAGGCGGGGGCGCTGGCGACGACGTTTACGGCATCGCAGGGTCTTCTGCTGATGATTCCCAACATGTACAAGATCGCCGGCGAGTTGACGCCGACGGTCTTCCACGTTGCCGCCCGCGCGGTCGCGACGCACGCGCTTTCGATCTTCGGTGACCACTCCGACGTGATGTCTACGCGCGGCACCGGCTTCGCGCTGTTGTCGTCCAATTCGGTGCAGGAAGCACACGACATGGCTGTCATTGCGACGGCCGCGACACTGGCTGGGCGCATTCCGGTCCTGCATTTCTTCGACGGCTTCCGGACTTCCCATGAAGTTGCCAAGATTGTCGCGGTCGACGATCATGTCCTGCACGAAATGCTGCCGCAGGAACTGATCGGCGCCCACCGCGCCCGCGCTCTGTCGCCGGAGCACCCGGTGTTGCGTGGCACCTCACAGAATCCCGATGTCTTCTTTCAGGCCCGCGAAGCGCAGAACCCATGGTTCGATGCTTTCCCTGGCATTGTCCAGCAGAATATGGACGAGTTTGCCAGGCTGACCGGGCGCCAATACAGATTGTTCGACTACGTCGGCGCGCCCGATGCCGAGCGCGTCATCATTCTGATGGGTTCGGGTGCCGAGACGGTGCAGGAGACCATCGACCATCTGAACCGCCACGGCAATAAGGTTGGTCTCTTGAAGGTGCGCCTGTTCCGGCCGTGGGCGCCGGCGGCGCTGCTCGCCGCCCTGCCGACGACGACCCGGGCGATAGCCGTCCTTGATCGCTGCAAGGAGCCGGGTGCCGACGGCGAGCCGCTGTTCAAGGATGTGCTGGTCGCGCTGGCCGAGGATTTCAGCGGCGAAACGCCACATTTTTCCGCCATGCCGAAGGTGATCGGCGGGCGTTACGGCCTCGGTTCGAAGGAGTTCAACCCGGCCATGGTTTTGGCCGTTTTCGAGGCGTTGACCGCAGCAATCCCGAAACGCAGCTTTACGGTCGGCATCCACGACGACCTGACTGGCCTGTCGCTGCCTTTCGATGCCAGCTTCCGTACCGACGCCGCACACGACACCTTCGCGGCCGTCTTCTACGGCCTCGGGTCGGACGGCACGGTGTCGGCCAACAAGAACTCGATCAAGATCATCGGTGACGAGACCGATCTTCATGCCCAGGGCTATTTCGTTTACGATTCCAAGAAGTCGGGGGCGATGACCGTTTCGCACCTGCGTTTCGGCCCCAGTCCGATCCGCTCGGCGTACCTGACGGGCGATGGCGATGCCCGGTTCATCGCCTGCCATCAGCCGCTCTTCCTCGAAACCCACGATTTGCTGGTGCATGCGGCGCCGGGCGCGGTTTTCCTGCTCAACACCAGTGTCCCACCCGACCGGGTCTGGGCGACCCTGCCGGCGGCCATGCAGCAAAGGATGGTGGAAAAGAAGATCATTTTCTACGTCATCGACGCCTATCAGGTGGCGCTCGAAGCCGACATGGGGCGACGCATCAACACGGTGATGCAGACCTGCTTCTTCGCCATTTCCGGCATTCTGCCGCAGGAAGACGCGATTGCCGCGATCAAGCATGCCGTCGAAAAGACCTACGGGCGCAAGGGCCGGCGCATCGCCGAACTGAATTACCGCGCCATCGACAAGACGCTGGCCTGTCTGCACCAGGTCACGGTGCCCGAACTCGCTTCCGGCGAGTCCACCCAACCCATCGCATCGCCGCAGATCAGCGATTTCGTCCACAAGCTGACCATCCCCCTGATCGCCGGCAAGGGTGATCGCTTGCCGGTATCGCTGTTTCCGGCCGATGGCACCTGGCCGACCGGCACCGCCCGCTACGAGAAGCGCAATCTGGCGTTGCAGATTCCGGTACTCGAGAGCGACCTGTGCACCCAGTGCGGCAAGTGCGTTTTCGTCTGCCCGCATTCGGCCATCCGTGCCAAGGTCTTCCCAGCCGAACTGGCCGCCCAGGCGCCGTCGACCTTCAAGCAGATGCCGCCGCGCAGCCGGGATTACCCTGCTGGCTGGCGGATGAGCTACCAGGTCGCGCCTGAGGACTGCACCGGCTGCTCGCTGTGCGTCGAAGTCTGTCCGATCCGCGACAAGAGCAATGTCTCGCGCAAGGCGCTGAACATGGCCGAGCAGCCGCCGCTGCGGGCGCAGGAAGCCGAGAACTGGGCATTCTTCCTGACCCTCCCCGATTACGACCGGCGTCTCGCCAAGCGCGGAACGGTGCCGGGCTCGATGTTGCTGCCGCCACTATTCGAGTTCTCGGGAGCCTGCGTCGGTTGCGGCGAGACCCCGTACATCCGGCTTGCCACACAACTTTTCGGCGATCGCATGCTGATCGCCAACGCCACCGGCTGTTCCTCGATCTATGGCGGCAATCTGCCGACCACACCATATTGTACCAATGCTGAGGGGCGCGGACCGGCGTGGAACAACTCGCTGTTCGAGGATAACGCCGAATTCGGACTTGGCATGCGGCTGGCCACGGACAAACTCGCCGATGCCGCGTGCACGCAGTTGCGCGCCATGGACCTGGAAATCGGCGACCGCATGGTCGAATCGCTGCTCCACGCCGACCAGAGCAGCGAAGCCGGCATCCACGAGCAGCGCGAGCGGGTCGCCGCCCTGCTGGCGAAGCTCTCCCACATTGCGACACCGGCCGCCGAACAACTGGCGGCGGTGGCCGAATACCTGATCCGGCGCAGCGTCTGGATCATCGGTGGTGACGGCTGGGCGTACGACATCGGTTACGGCGGCCTCGATCACGTGCTGTCGTCGGGTGAGGACGTCAATATCCTTGTCCTCGATACCGAGGTCTATTCCAATACCGGCGGCCAGAATTCCAAGGCCACGCCGCGCGGCGCGGTCGCCAAGTTCGCAGCCGGTGGTCAGCCGAATCGCAAGAAGGATCTGGCGCGCATTGCGATGGATTACGAAAATGTGTTCGTCGCCAAGGTCGCCTACGGCGCCCGGGATACGCACACGCTGAAGGCCTTCCTCGACGCCGAAAGCTATCCCGGCGTCTCGATCATCATCGCCTACAGTCCGTGCATCGCGCACGGCGTCGACATGTCGCACAACCATCGGCAGCAGGATCTGGCCGTAAAGTCGGGTCACTGGCCACTATTGCGTTACGATCCGCGCCTGCGCGAGCAGGGCAAGCATCCGATGTCGGTCGACAGCGCAGCGCCGAGCATACCGTTCCGCGAGTTCGCGCGCCACGAAGCGCGCTTCACCGTGCTCGAACGGCAGCACCCGGAAGCAGCCGAGCGCTTCATGGTTCAGGCCGATAGCGATGCCCGACTGCGCCATCAGGAGTATCTGGAACTCGCCGAGATGGCGCTGCCGGAAGCGGTGATCGAGGAAAAGGCCCAGGAGGCCGCCGAACAGGAGAGCATCCCTCATGCCTGATCTGACCACAAGCTATCTTGGCCTGGCCCTGAAGAACCCGTTGGTGCCGTCGTCGACGCCACTCAGCCACAATATCGACTCAGTGCTCCATCTGGAGGATGCCGGCGCGGCTGCCATCGTCATGCATTCGCTGTTCGAGGAAGACGTGCGCAACGACGAGAAGATGATTGACCGCTTTCTCGTGCATCCGGATTCCTTCGGCGAGGCTTCCGGTCATCTGCCGTTCGGGAGCAACTACGAGAGCAAGCTCGACAGCTATCTGGAGCAGATCCAGTCGCTGAAATCGCGCTTGGCCATTCCCGTGGTGGCCAGCCTCAACGGCGCTTCGCTGAGCGGCTGGGTCGAATTGGGCAAGGAGATGCAGGATGCCGGAGCCGACGCGCTGGAACTCAACGCCTGGTACATGCCCGGTGATCCGGAACTTTCGGGACAGGCGCTGGAAGATCGTTACCTCGCCCTGCTGCGGGAGCTCAAGACCTTGGTCAGCATCCCGGTCAACATGAAACTTTCGCCGTTTTTCTCTTCGCTGCCGCATTTCGCTAGGCAGGTCGAAGCGGCGGGTGCGGCTGGCCTGTCGCTGTTCAACCGCTTCTTCCAGCCGGACATCGATCTGGAAACCCTGCGCGTTATCGACCGCGTCCAACTCTCCACCTCGGCCGATGTCCTGCTGACCATGCGCTGGATCGCCATCCTGAGGGGCCGCACGAGACTGACGCTGGCGGCAACCGGTGGCGTGCACAACGCCGACGATGCGCTGAAGATGCTGCTCGCCGGCGCCGATGTCGTGCACATGGCGAGTGCGCTGCTCAGGCGCGGTCCGCAGGTGCTGACGGAAGTGCTGGCAGGCATGACGCGCTGGATGGAAGCGCGGGAATACGATTCAGTCGGCCAGCTCAGGGGTTCGATGAGTCAGCAGAACCTGCCCGACCCGAGTGCTTTCGCCCGGGCCTCCTACCTGCATGCCCTGGATTCCTTCACGCCACCGCCGGGTGTGCGCTACTGAGTCTGCCAGATCGCTCTTCGCCGTCTGGCGGCCGGGCGCAGGAGTACCTGTCTCAGCGCAGCATGGCGACGTAAATTCCCGTCAGGATCGCCGTCGTGATGACGCCGCTGATGCTCGCTCCCAGCGCATGCGGCAGGATGATGACTCCCGGATTGGACTTGGTGACGATCTTCTGCACAAGCTTGGCTGTCGTCGGCACGCAACTGACGCCGGCAATGCCGATGATCGGGTTGTACTTGCCCTTGTACCAGAAGTAGAGGGCATAGCCGCCGATGATGCCGCCGATCCCCGAGAGCAGCAGCGCCAGCATACCGAGCAGCAGCAGCTTGAGGACGACCGGATCGAGGATGACGCTGGCCTCACACAGGATGCCCAAAGTCAGTCCGAGAAAGAAGGTGGCGCCGTAGAGGAAGGTGCCGCCCATCAGGTTGGCAAAATTGACCAAGCCGCTTTCACGGACGGCAACGCCGACGAAGAGTGACAGGAAGAGCGGCGCGGCGACCGGAAAGAGCAGGCACAGCAAGGTGCAGACGACGACGGCAAACACCAGCTTCTGCCCAGAGGTGATTTTCTGGACGTCGTCGACCGGCATCGGGATAGCTCGCAAGCGCTCGGGGATCAGCAGCTTGATCAGGTAGGGATAGGCGCCATAGGTTAGCCCGAGGTACAGGTAGCCGACGACGGTGATCGGTACGAACAGGTCGCGGGCGAGAATCAGCGAGGCGAAAAGGACCATCGGGCCATCGGCGCCACCGATCAGCGCCACCGCCGCCGCGTCGCGTTCGCCCATGCCGAGCGCCACCGCAATAGGAAAGACGACGACCGTGCCGAGTTCGGCAAACAGCGCGAGGATCATGCTCTGGAACGGGCGCGCCATGACGAAGCCGACATCGAGCAGGACGCCGATACCCATGAATACCAGGCAGGCGATCAGGCCATTACTGAACATCAGCGTGTAAATCGGCTGCAGCCAGTTGATCTGCAGCACGTTAACCACCGCGCTGGGGTCGGTGACCAGTGGATCGACGAACAGGGTGCCCGTTTTGCCGCTGTCGAAAACCATCACGCCGGCGTTGACCGCCGCCATCCCGAGCCCCATCGGAATCATCAACAGGGGTTCGAGGACCTCCTTCTTGCCCAGGTAGATTAGCAGGAAGCCGAGCAGCATCAGCGCGATGCGCCCGACCGCAATCTTCGGATCGGCCGCCAGCAGTGTGGCAACCCCTTGAAACAAGTCGAGCAGGTGGAGATCGTGCATCTTCGGCGCCCGGCTTAGGAAATGCTCATCAGTACTCGCCCGGGCTCGACCGCATCGCCGGCCTTGACCGCGATGCTGGCGACCGTGCCGGAAACCCTGGCGACCACCGGCGTCTTCATCTTCATCGCTTCGACGACGGCCACCGTGTCGCCGGCATTGACCGCCTGACCGACCGCGACATTGATCGAGTCGACGACGCCGCCCATCGTGCTGACGACGTCACCCTCTGCTGCGTGTTCGCCAGCGGCAGCGTTCGCCACGGGCGGCGCGGTCGCTGCAGCCGGTCGCGGCGCCGGAATGTTCATGCTGCCCGGCTCCGGGTAAAGCAGGCTGCTCCCTTCACTGAGATCCTCGACCGTCACGTTGTATTCTCTGCCATCGACAGTGATCTTGTACTTCCTTTCCATGATGCGGGCCTCCGGGAAATGGTCGGGTGAGCGAAGTTAACGTTTGTGATGATGGGGCAGGGTGTGCGACGCGTGATGCGCCTGGCGTCCGCCAGCGGCCCATCCCGACTGGTGGGGAGCCGCCTCGATGCGGACGATGCGATGGCCACCGGTCATCGCATGGACGGCCGCCGCGATAACCGCGATATGGTCGGCCTCGACAGCGAACGGTGCCGGTGGAATGGCTACTGGTTGCGAGGGCGCGGCAGGCTTGCGTTCCAGAATGTTGAGGGTGACCACGATCACCTTGATGACGACGGCAACTCCCAGCGAAACAATGATTGCCAGGCCGTAGATCCACAGTGTCCTGATGATCACTTCGTTCATCGCGGGTCTCCCGACAATTGGAAAAGGCGCATCACAGCGGGATGTTCCCGTGTTTCTTGGCTGGCCGAAGTTCGCGCTTGCCGAGCAACTTGCGTAGCGCAAGTGCCAGCATCGGCCGGGTTTCGGCGGGCTCGATCACGTCGGTCACGTAGCCGCGCGCTGCTGACAAATAGGGCGAGGCGAACTCAGCCCGGTAGGCTGCCGCGAGTTCGGCGGATTTGCCGCGCCTGTCCTCCGCTTCGTCCAATTCCTTGCGATACAGGAGGTTGACCGCAGCGTCCGCGCCCATCACGGCGATTTCCGCGGTCGGCCAGGCATAGACGACATCGGCGCCCATCTCCTGCGAGCACATTGCCAGATACGAGCCGCCGTAGGCTTTGCGCAGGACCACCGTCAGCTTGGGCGTGGTGCACGAGGCGTAGGCATAGAGCATCTTGGCGCCGTGACGGATGATTCCGCCGCGCTCCTGTTCGACGCCGGGCAGGAAGCCAGGCACGTCCACAAATGTGACGACCGGAATGTTGAACATGTTGCAGAAACGGATGAATCGTGCCCCCTTGTCGGAGGCATTGATATCAAGGGCGCCCGCCATTTCCATCGGATTGTTGGCGACGACGCCGACCACCACTCCCTCGATGCGGGCGAAGCCGACGATGATATTGCGTGCCCAGCCGGCATGCACCTCGAGCAGTTGGCCGCCGTCGACGATGCGGCGGACGACGGCGTGCATGTCCATAGGCTCCGAGGAGGTTTCCGGAATCAGCGCGTGCAGCCCCGCGTCCGGCGTGAATTCGATGTCGGCGCCCAGAATGTGCGGCGGATCCTCGGTGTTGTTTGCTGGCAGGTAGGACAGCAGTGCCCTGACCAGCGCGACGGCCTGCCGGTCATCGTCGACGACGAAGTGCACGTTGCCGCTGACCGTCGAGTGCACCTCGGCGCTACCCACCTCGTCCATGCTCGTCGCCCGTCCGGTAACCGCCTTGATGACTTCGGGACCGGTGATGAACATGTAGCCGTTCTGCCGTGTCATGATGATAAAGTCCATCAGCGCCGGCGAGTAAGCGGCACCGCCCGCGCATGGGCCAACGACCACGGCGATCTGCGGCACGACGCCGGACGCCAGAACGTTGTGGTAGAAGACTTCGCCGTAGCCTGAAAGGGCATCGACGCCCTCCTGAATCCGGGCGCCACCAGAATCCTTAAAGGCGACCAGTGGAATGCCGTTCTTCAGCGCGGCGTGCATGACATCGACGATCTTGCGCGCGTGCATCTTGCCGAGGGTGCCGGCAGCGACGGTGAAGTCCTGACTGAAGGCAGCCACCTGTGCGCCGGCTACATACCCGGTTCCGGAGATCACCCCGTCGGCCGGAAGATCCTTGTCGCCCATGCCGAAGGGGACCCCGTAGTGACGGATATAGGCGCCGCCTTCCTGAAAGGTGTCGGCATCGAACAGCAGAGCCAGACGCTCGCGCGCCCCGAGCAGGCCTTTCCGGTGGCGCGCCTCGAGCTTTTCGGCACCGCCGCCGGCCCGAACGCTCTTGCGGCGTTCGCGCAGGGTCTCGAGAACTTTCGGGGAAATAGTCATCGATTTGCCTATAAGGAAGAGAGAAGCGCTAACCAACGCGCCGGTTGGATTGTCGGAAAAAGCCCACCAAGGCTGCACCCCGGGTCGACGATGCCTTCGGATTCAGCAGCGGCAATACTAGGGTGCTTCGCCCTCGTGCGCGAAGCACCGGGAATTCCTTGCCAGCGCCGCAGCGTTCGCGAGTGGAGAAGTTAGCAAACGAGGCCGGATTTACCATTGTGGAAATCCTCAATACCGGCGAGATTGCGCCCTGACAGCGGCTGACCAGGCTCGGCATTTTTTTTGCGCGGGCGCTGAATTTCTCAAACGTCGCGTTCGGTCACGTGCTGGTCATTGTGTCTGCGAGCATCGTCGAAATTGAGAGAGGCGATGATTCTGGGCTGCCGCCGCCCGGATACAATACTGCGATTCAGGAAGTGGCGACGAGTCAGACGCACTGGAACCGTAATCTGGATTGGCGGTCTTAGTTGGTCAATGCCAGTTTGATGCAAAAGTTCGTAGCAATTGCAAACACCCATGGGAGAAAGCAATGCCCCTTCAGTTGGTCGCAGGTTCTGGCTGGCCGTTGTTTGCCTTGCTCGCCTTTGCTCTGGCGCTTGTTTTCGTTTTCTTCCTGGTCATCCGTCAGAACCGGAAGGACTTCGAGGACGTCGAAGCCTGGCTGGCCAAAGAAAAGCGGAATTTCTAGAAGCCGACCACCAGCAGGGCGTAGGCGGCGATTACCGTCGCGACCATGGCCAGACCGTAGCAGAGCAGCTTGGCGCCGGTGCCGGCGTGGATGCCGATGTCGTGCAGGCTATGGAAGATGCGGTGCGCCGCGTGCCACAGGAAGAGCGCGATGACCGCAAAAATGAAGCCCTTGCCGATCCAGTTCTGGGCAAACGCGAGCATCTTTGGGTAGCTCATCGTGTCCGCCGGCAGCAGCAGTCCGAGCGGAA
This window harbors:
- the nifJ gene encoding pyruvate:ferredoxin (flavodoxin) oxidoreductase, with amino-acid sequence MNKMLTIDGNEAVASIAFRASEVIAIYPITPSSGMGELSDEWAAQGKVNIWGSVPRVVELQSEGGAAGTVHGALQAGALATTFTASQGLLLMIPNMYKIAGELTPTVFHVAARAVATHALSIFGDHSDVMSTRGTGFALLSSNSVQEAHDMAVIATAATLAGRIPVLHFFDGFRTSHEVAKIVAVDDHVLHEMLPQELIGAHRARALSPEHPVLRGTSQNPDVFFQAREAQNPWFDAFPGIVQQNMDEFARLTGRQYRLFDYVGAPDAERVIILMGSGAETVQETIDHLNRHGNKVGLLKVRLFRPWAPAALLAALPTTTRAIAVLDRCKEPGADGEPLFKDVLVALAEDFSGETPHFSAMPKVIGGRYGLGSKEFNPAMVLAVFEALTAAIPKRSFTVGIHDDLTGLSLPFDASFRTDAAHDTFAAVFYGLGSDGTVSANKNSIKIIGDETDLHAQGYFVYDSKKSGAMTVSHLRFGPSPIRSAYLTGDGDARFIACHQPLFLETHDLLVHAAPGAVFLLNTSVPPDRVWATLPAAMQQRMVEKKIIFYVIDAYQVALEADMGRRINTVMQTCFFAISGILPQEDAIAAIKHAVEKTYGRKGRRIAELNYRAIDKTLACLHQVTVPELASGESTQPIASPQISDFVHKLTIPLIAGKGDRLPVSLFPADGTWPTGTARYEKRNLALQIPVLESDLCTQCGKCVFVCPHSAIRAKVFPAELAAQAPSTFKQMPPRSRDYPAGWRMSYQVAPEDCTGCSLCVEVCPIRDKSNVSRKALNMAEQPPLRAQEAENWAFFLTLPDYDRRLAKRGTVPGSMLLPPLFEFSGACVGCGETPYIRLATQLFGDRMLIANATGCSSIYGGNLPTTPYCTNAEGRGPAWNNSLFEDNAEFGLGMRLATDKLADAACTQLRAMDLEIGDRMVESLLHADQSSEAGIHEQRERVAALLAKLSHIATPAAEQLAAVAEYLIRRSVWIIGGDGWAYDIGYGGLDHVLSSGEDVNILVLDTEVYSNTGGQNSKATPRGAVAKFAAGGQPNRKKDLARIAMDYENVFVAKVAYGARDTHTLKAFLDAESYPGVSIIIAYSPCIAHGVDMSHNHRQQDLAVKSGHWPLLRYDPRLREQGKHPMSVDSAAPSIPFREFARHEARFTVLERQHPEAAERFMVQADSDARLRHQEYLELAEMALPEAVIEEKAQEAAEQESIPHA
- a CDS encoding dihydroorotate dehydrogenase-like protein, with the protein product MPDLTTSYLGLALKNPLVPSSTPLSHNIDSVLHLEDAGAAAIVMHSLFEEDVRNDEKMIDRFLVHPDSFGEASGHLPFGSNYESKLDSYLEQIQSLKSRLAIPVVASLNGASLSGWVELGKEMQDAGADALELNAWYMPGDPELSGQALEDRYLALLRELKTLVSIPVNMKLSPFFSSLPHFARQVEAAGAAGLSLFNRFFQPDIDLETLRVIDRVQLSTSADVLLTMRWIAILRGRTRLTLAATGGVHNADDALKMLLAGADVVHMASALLRRGPQVLTEVLAGMTRWMEAREYDSVGQLRGSMSQQNLPDPSAFARASYLHALDSFTPPPGVRY
- a CDS encoding sodium ion-translocating decarboxylase subunit beta; this encodes MHDLHLLDLFQGVATLLAADPKIAVGRIALMLLGFLLIYLGKKEVLEPLLMIPMGLGMAAVNAGVMVFDSGKTGTLFVDPLVTDPSAVVNVLQINWLQPIYTLMFSNGLIACLVFMGIGVLLDVGFVMARPFQSMILALFAELGTVVVFPIAVALGMGERDAAAVALIGGADGPMVLFASLILARDLFVPITVVGYLYLGLTYGAYPYLIKLLIPERLRAIPMPVDDVQKITSGQKLVFAVVVCTLLCLLFPVAAPLFLSLFVGVAVRESGLVNFANLMGGTFLYGATFFLGLTLGILCEASVILDPVVLKLLLLGMLALLLSGIGGIIGGYALYFWYKGKYNPIIGIAGVSCVPTTAKLVQKIVTKSNPGVIILPHALGASISGVITTAILTGIYVAMLR
- a CDS encoding biotin/lipoyl-binding protein, whose translation is MERKYKITVDGREYNVTVEDLSEGSSLLYPEPGSMNIPAPRPAAATAPPVANAAAGEHAAEGDVVSTMGGVVDSINVAVGQAVNAGDTVAVVEAMKMKTPVVARVSGTVASIAVKAGDAVEPGRVLMSIS
- a CDS encoding acyl-CoA carboxylase subunit beta, whose product is MTISPKVLETLRERRKSVRAGGGAEKLEARHRKGLLGARERLALLFDADTFQEGGAYIRHYGVPFGMGDKDLPADGVISGTGYVAGAQVAAFSQDFTVAAGTLGKMHARKIVDVMHAALKNGIPLVAFKDSGGARIQEGVDALSGYGEVFYHNVLASGVVPQIAVVVGPCAGGAAYSPALMDFIIMTRQNGYMFITGPEVIKAVTGRATSMDEVGSAEVHSTVSGNVHFVVDDDRQAVALVRALLSYLPANNTEDPPHILGADIEFTPDAGLHALIPETSSEPMDMHAVVRRIVDGGQLLEVHAGWARNIIVGFARIEGVVVGVVANNPMEMAGALDINASDKGARFIRFCNMFNIPVVTFVDVPGFLPGVEQERGGIIRHGAKMLYAYASCTTPKLTVVLRKAYGGSYLAMCSQEMGADVVYAWPTAEIAVMGADAAVNLLYRKELDEAEDRRGKSAELAAAYRAEFASPYLSAARGYVTDVIEPAETRPMLALALRKLLGKRELRPAKKHGNIPL
- the frdD gene encoding fumarate reductase subunit FrdD, giving the protein MKRELKRSNAPIFWALFGAGGMLSALLGPMLVFITGIAVPLGLLLPADTMSYPKMLAFAQNWIGKGFIFAVIALFLWHAAHRIFHSLHDIGIHAGTGAKLLCYGLAMVATVIAAYALLVVGF